One window of Microbacterium sp. Root61 genomic DNA carries:
- a CDS encoding thiolase family protein, which translates to MAEISDVFFVDGMRTPFGRAGEKGQYWNTRSDDLAVKATIGLMERNPKVPADRIDDFALAATSQTGDQGLTLGRSVAILSGLPQTVPGFAIDRMCAGAMTSVTTMAGAIGIGMYDFALAGGVEHMGRHPLDGSNIDPNPRFVTEKLVSADALNMGMTAERLHDRFPELTKERADRFGMLSQHKAQAAYDAGKFQPDLVSVAVKGADGAWGLATEDEGRRPQTTMEGLAALKTPFRPHGRVTAGTSSPLTDGATVSLLAGGGAVKEFGLEPKMKLVSFAFAGVQPEVMGIGPIPSTEKALKKAGLTIKDIGLFELNEAFAIQVISLLDHFGIADDDPRVNQWGGALALGHPLAASGVRLMIQLAAQFKERPDVRYGLTAMCVGLGQGGSVIWENPHYNGKKK; encoded by the coding sequence GTGGCCGAGATCTCGGACGTCTTCTTCGTCGATGGAATGCGTACGCCCTTCGGGCGTGCCGGCGAAAAAGGCCAGTACTGGAACACCCGATCCGACGACCTGGCGGTCAAGGCGACCATCGGTCTGATGGAGCGCAACCCGAAGGTCCCCGCCGACCGCATCGACGACTTCGCGCTGGCCGCGACGTCGCAGACCGGCGATCAGGGCCTCACCCTCGGACGCTCGGTGGCCATCCTCTCCGGATTGCCGCAGACCGTCCCCGGCTTCGCGATCGACCGCATGTGCGCGGGTGCGATGACCAGCGTCACGACCATGGCGGGCGCGATCGGCATCGGCATGTACGACTTCGCCCTCGCGGGCGGCGTCGAGCACATGGGCCGCCACCCGCTCGACGGCAGCAACATCGATCCGAACCCGCGGTTCGTGACCGAGAAGCTCGTGAGCGCCGACGCGCTGAACATGGGCATGACGGCCGAGCGGCTGCACGACCGGTTCCCCGAGCTGACGAAGGAGCGCGCCGACCGGTTCGGCATGCTGAGCCAGCACAAGGCGCAGGCCGCGTACGACGCGGGCAAGTTCCAGCCCGACCTCGTGTCCGTCGCCGTCAAGGGCGCGGATGGCGCCTGGGGCCTCGCGACCGAGGACGAAGGACGCCGCCCCCAGACCACGATGGAAGGTCTGGCCGCGCTGAAGACCCCATTCCGCCCGCACGGTCGCGTGACCGCCGGTACCTCCTCGCCGCTGACCGACGGCGCGACCGTCAGCCTGCTGGCCGGCGGCGGTGCCGTCAAGGAATTCGGTCTCGAGCCGAAGATGAAGCTCGTCTCCTTCGCCTTCGCCGGCGTCCAGCCCGAGGTCATGGGCATCGGCCCGATCCCCTCCACGGAGAAGGCGCTGAAGAAGGCCGGTCTGACGATCAAGGACATCGGGCTCTTCGAGCTCAATGAGGCCTTCGCCATTCAGGTGATCTCGCTGCTGGATCACTTCGGCATCGCCGACGACGACCCGCGCGTGAACCAGTGGGGCGGCGCGCTCGCGCTCGGACACCCGCTGGCGGCATCCGGCGTGCGTCTGATGATCCAGCTCGCAGCGCAGTTCAAGGAGCGCCCCGACGTGCGCTACGGCCTCACCGCGATGTGCGTGGGCCTCGGGCAGGGCGGCTCCGTGATCTGGGAGAATCCGCACTACAACGGCAAGAAGAAGTAG